The genomic segment TGGCCGGCATCGTCCTGCTCAGCGCGCCAAACGCGGTAGTCGAGGTCGGGGTAAGCCGGGTTGATGCCGATCTCGCCCTTGGGCATCGTGCCGTTGAACGGGGCGACGATGTCCATGTGGTTCCAGTAGTTCCAGGCTTGCAGCGCCTTGTGCTGATCGAAGTAGAAGTAGAAGTCGGGGTAACGGCCGAAGGTGCGCAGCTCCCGGTGGATGAGGTGGCCCAGGAGTGGTCCGAGCTGCGTGGCCAGGGAGTCGAACTCCCAGCGCGTGTGGTGCCAGGCTTCGGGGGCGTCGCCGGGTGTGAAGAGGCGGGCAGCGACGAGGTAGCTGATCCGCTCGACCAGGTAAGCGTTCGCGTGGCTGGTGTCGATGGTCGGGTCGACTCGGTGAATGAGCGTGGCCAGGTGCTTCGGGCGGGGACGGAACCTTGCGAGGTCGAACTTCCCGGCCATGGCCGGGAAGGAGGCGAACAGCATCTCCTTGTAGAGCCAGTTGTTCAGCTCGCCGAGTTCGGCCAGGCGCCGTGTGTGGTGGGAGGTCGAGTGGAGCATCAGGTACTCGGCGACGGCTTCGAAGTACAGGTAGCCGAGGATTGGCAGGCGGGGGATTGTCTCGTCGAGCAGCTTGAGAAACGGCTCGGCATCGATCCGCGTGCCCTGGTAGGCGACGGCGGCAGCCATGGCGAGGAACGCGGCCGAGTTCTTGACGCGGCTGACGACGGTCTCGCGCAGCTGGTGCCGTTCGTTCTTGCTCAGGAGATATTCGAGGTGGCTGTAGATCTGCAGGTGGATGAGGCCCAGCCGCAGGTAGTCCACTCCGGCGAGCCCACGGTAAGCCTGCGGCGGAGTATCGATCTCGAAGATCAGCGGGGTGGGGACGCGGTCGGTGACGCCGAGCTTGGCCAGGAAGGCCGGCGCTTCCTTGGTCAGGACGTAGGCGCCCAGGTTGTGCATGCGGAAGCCCTGGTCGGTCGCGGTGAGCGGCGCGCAATAGATGCTTCCGACGAGGCAGCCGCCCGACGGGTAGAGCACTCCCTGCCGGCTGATCTCCTCCAGGGCGTGGGTGACGTGCAGCAAGTGCAGCTTGCCGTTTCCGCTCAGGGCCTCGAAGAGGGCGTTCTGCCGCAGCAGGTGGCCGTTCGGGGTCTCCTCGGCGAGCCGTCTGTCCCAGCCTGCGGCCTGGGTGGCGAGCGGGTCGGTGCGGTCGGTGGGGCTGGGGATGAGGGTGGAGTCGAAGAAGGCGTGGGCATCGGCCCACAGGTGGTAGGCGTCGAGGAAGTCCATCGTCAGACCAGGCCCCTCTCGGCGAGCGCGTAGCGGACGGCCGCAGTGCCGCTGGCCCCGGCGAGGTAGGCCCGCTCCGAGGCTAGGACCAGGCCGAAGGCGAGGCCGCGCAGCTGGTCGAAGGCGGGCTCGTGGACGTATTGGGCGTTCGGCCACCACTTCAGCTTCGGAAGGCGGTAGCGGTCCAGGGCATCAGCTGCCTTGACCACGTCGGTGATGCGCTCGGCCCGGGCGTGGTCGGTCCTGTCGTCCGTGGTGAACGCCTCGTACGGGACGTCGTGCAGGCGAACGGCGGTGGCCGCCTGAACGATTCGCCGAGGAGTGGCGGTGAGGCCGAAGTGGCCCCAGACGGTGTCGGCGTTCGCGGCGAGCCAGATGGCCGCGCGGGCGCCGTGTCCGTGGTCGTCCTTGTCGTTGCGGCGCTGGCAGTCGTGCACAGCAGCGGCGACGATAGTCGTGGCGGTGTCGGCGTCGTCCAGGCCGTCGGCCTCCGCGAGGACGGCGGCGAGCGCCGCCGTCCTCATGGAGTGCCGGACACCGTGGAGCGACGTGTACAGGCGAGGGTCGGCCCACCACCGGGTGGGCAGTCCGCCGTGCGCGAGCAGCTCCTTCGACTGTTGGCGCAAGACCGGCGCCGGCGCTGGTGGAAGGTCGGGCCTGTTTTCGCTGATCCACGCGATAGTGGCGTGGTCCATATGCTGGTGGAGCGGGAGCTGCCTTCGGGCAGCCAGGTCGATCAGACTTGCGGTCAACGGGGTCGTGCTCATTCGTGCCCACCCCCTTGGTGGTATCCGCGGTGATGTTCCCTACCGGATCGGCGCGGCCTGCTGTTCGCGCTCCTTGCGCTCCTTCTCGGCAGCTTCGAAGGCGGCCGTGAAGTCGGCTAGCTCCTGCTCCGTCATCAAGGTCACCCCGAGTGTCGCGGCGACGTCCGTGATCTTGGCCTCCGCCTCGGCGCGGGCTGCATCCGAAGCTCCGTCCTCCAACAGGACCTCGAACTCGGCGTGGTAGCCCCACGCCTCACTCCACTTGACCGCGATCTCGACGCCGTCGAAGCGGAAGTTGTGACGGAAGTTGAACGCCTCGTGCATCGCCGCCTCGAACCCGAGAGCGTTGAACACCTTCACAGCGGCGGGAACGTCGGCGGGTGCGATGGCGAACTCGGTCTCCGCGAAGGCAACGCCCTGCCCGATCTTGCTCCCCTTCAGGGTGATCTTCGCGGTGCCGGCGGCGGTGTTGTCGGTGACCTTCAGGAGCTGGTCGGGGAGCACGTAGAAGTAGATGTGCTTGTCGTCGGGGCCCAGATCCTCGCCGTCCGTGTGCAGGCGGGTGACGAGCTGGTCGTGGGCCTCCTTGGTGAAGCGGGCGCGCATCTCGATCTCGACGGCCACGGGGCTGTTGCCTCCTCGTTTCAGGCATGGCGAAGCCAGCCGGACCCTGCCGCGAGGGGGCCTGCCCGGTCGGGCGATCGCTATGAGGGTTGGTGGTTGTGCGCGAGGTGATGCGGCCGATGCGGGTGCCGACCGCATCACCCCGGTGCATTTATGGGTGTCAGCCGAGGGCGCCGAAGCGCGCCTCGACGACTCCCGAGTGCAGGTAGGTAGGCAGCTGAACGCCTCCCACCGACGTACGGCCGGTGGCGACCTGCTCCTCCGTCTCGCTGGAGAAGCCCTCCAACAGACGCATGCACTGCTGGGCCCACTCACGCGACGCGGGCCAGTCGCCCAGGTCGCGGTGGCGCACAGCCAGGGCGTACGCGGTCTCGGTAGCCGCCCACAGGTCGGTCACCAGATCGCGCTGGAAGATCGACTCAAGCTCGTCGGCGGAGGCCAAGCGGGTCTGGTTGGTCATGGTGCCCTCTCGAATCAGACGGTCATACCCCAGTGGTGATCAACGCATCGGCGCCCCCGCAGTGACGCCGTGACCCGCTGCTAGTACGTGTAGATCTCGGCCAGCGTCTTGTAGTCCTGCAGTTCGTCCTTGTCGAACCACAGCTCTACCTCCTGCTTGGCCTCCTCTGCGTTGCCGGAGGCGTGCACGAGGTTCGCGACCGCCTTACCCGAGGCGGTGCTGGCCGCCGCACTGTAGTGCGAGAGATCGCCTCGCACCGTGCCGGCCGGAGCCTGGTTGGGGTACGTGCTGCCGACGATCTTGCGGACGGTGGCAATGGCGTCGAAGCCTTCGAGCACCAGGGCGATAACCGGGCCCTGCTGCATGAATGTCGAGGTGACGTTATAGACCTCTGAGCCGAGCCGTTCCTCAAGGTCGAAGTAGTGGCGGCGGGTGAATTCTGCGTCCATCCACTTCATCTTGGTGCCGACGATCTTCAGCGCGGCGTCCTCGAATCGTGTGATGACCCGTCCTGCCAGGCCACGCGCCAGTGCATCGGGCTTGAGCAGGACGAGCGTGCGCTCGACAGTGTGTGCCTGGTCCTCGACCATTGACTCCCTTTCGCCTTGCTGACAACCGAACATGACGGACGATCAGCCGTCACGCATGAGGTTACCGGCGCTCGCAGGGCGGCTCGGGCTGCGAGCAACGTCCTGGAAGGCGAACGTCAGCGATAGAGCTGACGGCCAGCCATCCGAGAGGACTGATTCAGCCAACTTGCCTGTCTCTGTTATCCGCTCGGAGTACGCACCTAGAATCTCCTCGTAGTCGTCTGGCGGTTTGGCGCCTCGTATGCGCCTTCCAGCGGCTGAGCCATCGGCGGGTGATTCCTTGGCCCCTGGTGACTCCGATTCTTCCGGGGTTTGTGCTGCGCGACCATGAAGCGACAGTGCAGTCGGAGTGCACTTTTAGCGCGCGGGGTTCTGCATCGGAGCGGCGACGAGGGGACAGTTCGGTGGACGTGATCGAGCGCTGGAGCGGTCGCTACGCCTGTCTGCTGCAGTCCGCGCTACGCCTCGGCAACGAACAGTTCGCTACTCACCTGGGCATCGCCGTGAGGACCGTGGCCACCTGGCACTCCGACGCGGCTGTCGTGCCTCGCAGAGAGATGCAGCAACTCCTCGACACGGCCCACGAGCAGGCCCCTGCGGCTGCGCAACAACGCTTCACACTTCTATTGGCGAGGGAGCGGGCTCCGGCTGGATCGACGCCGACAGGGGCGCAAGCCTTGCGCGTAGCCATCGCGGTGGTTATCCGAGACAGCGATGTCCTGCTTGTGTGCCGACGGGATGACGACGCTGCCGGAATCACTTGGCAGTTCCCGGCCGGCGTCATCAAGCCGGGAGGCAAGGCGGAGACCACAACCGTGCGGGAGACTTTGGACGAGACAGGCGTCCACTGCGCAGTCCGACGGCACCTTGGGAACCGGCTTCATCCCGCGACCGGAGTCCTGTGCGACTACTTTCTCTGCGAGTACCTCGCTGGAGAGGCGACCAACAGCGACGCAGCCGAGAACATCGACGTCATGTGGGTTCCCAGAAATGCCGTGACCCGCTTCATTCCCGTCGATACGATCTTCCCACCCATCTTGGCCGTCCTGGAGGAACAAACGTGACGCAGCAGAGCGCGGAGGAGCGACCTGGCATCGCCGCGGCGATCGTCGTCCACAAGGGGCGGGTCCTCATGGTGCGCCGCCGGGTCAGCGAGGGACAGCTCTCCTGGCAGTTTCCTGCTGGCGAGGTTGAGCCCGGCGAGTCACGCGAAGGCGCCGCTGTGCGTGAGACCCAGGAGGAGACCGGCCTGACCGTCTCCGCAGTGAAGTTGCTCGGAGACCGGATCCACCCGAAGACGGGCCGGCGGATGTCATACACAGCCTGCGACGTGGTGAGCGGTACCGCCTATGTCGCAGACACCGAGGAGCTGGCCGAGCTCGCCTGGGTGACCCATGGCGAGATCGTGCAGTACGTGCCGTACGGGCTGTTCGAGCCCGTACAGGCATACCTCGACTCAGCACTGCTGTAAAAGGTTGGTGCGCGCCCCGGAGCTGGTCGTCTACGCGCCATGAACCCTGGCGCGCCCTGGGTGTCTCCGACCTCTCCCCTCAGGAGCAGGCAGCGCTAGTCCGCAGCTTCTTGCCGGTCCTCGAAGAGCCCTCGCCCGACATGCTCCATCGATGCCACCCGGCCGTTAATGTCGAGATCGTGAACGCAGGGGAGCGCGTTGTCGTGGTCGGGGCTGGGGTGGCAGGACTGACCACCGCCGTCGTTCTCGCCGAGGCCGAGGCCGAGGCCGGGGCCTTGGTGCGAGTGATCGCCGAGCAGGTGCCCGGTGCCACCTCGCTGGCCGCCGGGGCTATGTGGGGCCCGTACCTGGTGGAGCCGAAGGACAAGGTCGACCGGTGGGGACAGCGGTCCCTGGAGGTATTCCGGGAGCTGGCCGAGGACCAGGCCACAGGCGTCCGGCTCACCAGCGGCATCGAGGCATCGCGTACGGCCGAGTCACCACCGGACTGGGCTACGGCCCTGCCGGGGTTCCGGCCGTGCGAGCCGACCGAACTCCCGACCGGGTTCACCGCCGGGTACCGGTTCACAGTGCCGCTGATCGACATGCCCGCATATCTCGACTACCTCCTGCACCGGCTGCATGTGGCCGGCGCAACGGTCGAGCAGCGACGTTTGACTTCGCTCGCGGAAGTCGGCCCAGTCCCTGTGATCGTCAACTGCGCGGGCCTGGGAGCCCGCGACCTGGTCCTGGATCCAGAACTGCGGCCGATCCGCGGCCAGCACGTAGTCGTCACCAACCCGGGGCTCACCGAGTTCTTTTCCGAGGACACCGGCACGTCACCAGATCTGCTCTGCTTCTACCCGCATGGAGAGACCGTCGTCCTGGGCGGCACAGCTATCGACGGCGAAGGCGGCCTCGCCCCAGACGGCAAGGCGGCGGCTGGCATTCTCGCTCGATGCGTCAAGGTCGAACCCCGCCTTGCACGCGCCCGTGTCCTGGAGCACCGGATCGGCGCTCGGCCGACCCGATCCACGGTTTGCGTGGAGGCAGAGCAGGGGGAGAGCGGTGCGCTGGTTGTGCACAACTACGGTCATGGGGGTGCCGGTGTCACTCTGTCGTGGGGGTGTGCCGAGGAGGTTCGGGATTTGCTTGCTCTGAACTGACTCGGGGTCTACGACCGCCAGACGGAGAGCAGCACTCAGCTCACGGAGGTTTCCGTCCAGCAGGCGCTCGGTAAAGTGGTTGGTGCGGCGGGCGCGCCCAACAGAGTCGAGCTGTACCTCAAGGTTGGCCGCAAGGTGGCCCCTCCACGGCGACTTCGTTCACGGAGTGCCACCGCGCTTATAGCCGACCCACAGCCGACCGCCGACCTGCTCCAGCACTTCGTCCACGATTTCCACGAGCGGCTCAATCCGCCTCGCCAGTACGTCACGAAGGCCGTCGTGAAGGCGCATGCTGAGTCCCGGCGCCGTGGTCTCAAGACGGCGCGCCAGCCACTTCCCGCCTCCGTTCCAAGATCCGCCGACGGTCAGCGCCAACTCGCCGGTGCGTCGTACCAATTCGGTGGCAATGAACAACCGTTCGCTCTGATCTTCGCTCCCCGCAAGGTCGTCGAGAAGGTCAGTGATCGCATAGCGGCGATCATCGATCTCTTCTGCCGACACCGTGGGCGGTCCCGCCGCGGTCAGCTTCCGGGCCTCAGCGGCGACGTAGGCGCCGACCCCGTCGTGGTCGAAGAGCAGGATTCCGTCGGCGCACATCCAGAGCAGCGGTGATCTGCGCTTTCGTACTTCCCGTTCGACGAATGCGTGCCACGTTGCCTTGGTGTGCACGAACATCTCCACGGGCCACTCACCGTGCTGGACGCTTGCCCGGTACGGGGCTGGGGATCCATGAAGGAGCACCACGATGTCGAGGTCCGACATCGCCGTGCGGCGGTTCGTCACGACGCTGCCTCCGAGGAAGGCGGCCCGGGCATCAGGGTGGTGCTCCTTGATAGCGGCACGTGCGGCGTCGATCGCATCCATGCAGTAACTATTCAGCACTCTGTCTGTCGTGCGCACCGGGTTTCTACGGGGATACGGCAGGGCTGTACCCAGGGACCGACTGCTGCTCCTTCTGGCATGTCTCCAGGCCAGCGGCCACGTGCCTGGGGACGAGAAGTCGGCGAATGGTCTCGGGCTGTGGCCTTGGCCTCCGTCTGCGCTGACATTGACGCGGGATGGGGTTGACGGCCCCTACGCGGCGCCTCCGGCGACGTACGAGCGTCGCCCGTGTCCCAGTTCGCCGGGGGCAGACAGGAAAGAGCCGCGAAAGACTGGCCAGCGAGAGCAGAGAGATGTCAACGTAGACGACCCGCCAGAACCCCAGGTCAGAGTGCTGATCGGCGCGCCTGCGGTTCCCCTTGGCCGCAGCTTCTT from the Streptomyces sp. NBC_01335 genome contains:
- a CDS encoding nucleoside-diphosphate kinase, with translation MVEDQAHTVERTLVLLKPDALARGLAGRVITRFEDAALKIVGTKMKWMDAEFTRRHYFDLEERLGSEVYNVTSTFMQQGPVIALVLEGFDAIATVRKIVGSTYPNQAPAGTVRGDLSHYSAAASTASGKAVANLVHASGNAEEAKQEVELWFDKDELQDYKTLAEIYTY
- a CDS encoding NUDIX hydrolase, whose product is MDVIERWSGRYACLLQSALRLGNEQFATHLGIAVRTVATWHSDAAVVPRREMQQLLDTAHEQAPAAAQQRFTLLLARERAPAGSTPTGAQALRVAIAVVIRDSDVLLVCRRDDDAAGITWQFPAGVIKPGGKAETTTVRETLDETGVHCAVRRHLGNRLHPATGVLCDYFLCEYLAGEATNSDAAENIDVMWVPRNAVTRFIPVDTIFPPILAVLEEQT
- a CDS encoding NUDIX hydrolase — translated: MTQQSAEERPGIAAAIVVHKGRVLMVRRRVSEGQLSWQFPAGEVEPGESREGAAVRETQEETGLTVSAVKLLGDRIHPKTGRRMSYTACDVVSGTAYVADTEELAELAWVTHGEIVQYVPYGLFEPVQAYLDSALL
- a CDS encoding FAD-dependent oxidoreductase → MNAGERVVVVGAGVAGLTTAVVLAEAEAEAGALVRVIAEQVPGATSLAAGAMWGPYLVEPKDKVDRWGQRSLEVFRELAEDQATGVRLTSGIEASRTAESPPDWATALPGFRPCEPTELPTGFTAGYRFTVPLIDMPAYLDYLLHRLHVAGATVEQRRLTSLAEVGPVPVIVNCAGLGARDLVLDPELRPIRGQHVVVTNPGLTEFFSEDTGTSPDLLCFYPHGETVVLGGTAIDGEGGLAPDGKAAAGILARCVKVEPRLARARVLEHRIGARPTRSTVCVEAEQGESGALVVHNYGHGGAGVTLSWGCAEEVRDLLALN
- a CDS encoding nucleotidyltransferase domain-containing protein; translated protein: MDAIDAARAAIKEHHPDARAAFLGGSVVTNRRTAMSDLDIVVLLHGSPAPYRASVQHGEWPVEMFVHTKATWHAFVEREVRKRRSPLLWMCADGILLFDHDGVGAYVAAEARKLTAAGPPTVSAEEIDDRRYAITDLLDDLAGSEDQSERLFIATELVRRTGELALTVGGSWNGGGKWLARRLETTAPGLSMRLHDGLRDVLARRIEPLVEIVDEVLEQVGGRLWVGYKRGGTP